A genomic window from Nicotiana sylvestris chromosome 11, ASM39365v2, whole genome shotgun sequence includes:
- the LOC104243004 gene encoding protein LATERAL ROOT PRIMORDIUM 1 — translation MWSASSSRQMQINYGLSPEMGMFVVHPASFHHHHHHQHSHQENTINFDPINGSNISTTNTSLGVGVIPLLTATPLTNMVSFDDQDLVSRNRGNDNEGGGFQFFSNQQPQNSTNYTKNSNILGSGSGNNNIGGSVSSTSSATCQDCGNQAKKDCPHRRCRTCCKSRGFDCTTHVKSTWVPAARRRERQLIGGTSTNVNVAAGSSSQSTSSAKKPRLVNSQATTTASHTSTSNTTPPRSFDTSSSHQDASFKASLPGQVRAPAVFKCVRVTSVDDGDDEFAYQAVVRIGGHVFKGFLYDQGIEEGKDNNNYPNLSDLHLGGSGNIINETSDIYAASTGGGGLLGGSNYGNQIN, via the exons ATGTGGTCTGCATCTTCATCTCGACAGATGCAGATCAATTATGGCCTCTCACCTGAAATGGGTATGTTTGTAGTACATCCCGCCTCATTTCACCACCACCATCATCATCAACATTCACATCAAGAAAATACCATCAATTTTGACCCGATAAACGGTTCCAATATCTCTACAACGAACACATCTCTTGGTGTTGGTGTAATTCCGCTTCTCACTGCAACTCCTTTAACAAACATGGTTAGCTTCGACGATCAAGATTTAGTTAGTAGAAATCGAGGAAATGATAACGAAGGTGGTGGTTTTCAGTTcttttcaaaccaacaacctcaGAATTCTACGAATTATACCAAAAACAGTAACATTCTTGGTAGTGgcagtggcaacaacaacattGGTGGTTCAGTATCATCAACAAGTTCAGCAACATGTCAAGATTGTGGAAACCAAGCTAAAAAGGATTGTCCACACAGAAGATGTAGAACTTGTTGTAAAAGTAGAGGTTTTGATTGTACAACACATGTAAAAAGTACTTGGGTACCAGCGGCGAGAAGGCGCGAGAGACAACTAATTGGAGGTACTTCAACGAATGTAAATGTTGCTGCTGGTTCATCTTCTCAGTCAACTTCAAGTGCTAAGAAACCTAGACTTGTTAATTCTCAAGCTACTACTACAGCTTCTCATACTTCTACTTCAAATACTACTCCTCCTAGAAGTTTTGATACTAGCTCTAGTCATCAAG ATGCAAGTTTTAAAGCCTCATTGCCAGGACAAGTGAGAGCACCAGCTGTATTCAAGTGTGTTAGAGTGACTTCAGTAGATGATGGAGATGATGAATTTGCATATCAAGCTGTTGTTAGAATTGGTGGCCATGTTTTCAAAGGTTTTCTATATGATCAAGGAATTGAAGAAGGcaaagataataataattatcCCAATTTATCTGATTTACATTTGGGTGGCAGTGGTAATATAATTAATGAAACTTCTGATATTTATGCTGCTTCTACTGGTGGTGGTGGATTACTTGGTGGATCAAATTATGGTAACCAAATAAATTAA